The following are from one region of the Isoalcanivorax indicus genome:
- the rsxD gene encoding electron transport complex subunit RsxD, whose translation MALLHVTSPHATSSQRTGALMRQVMLATLPGLAVLTWLFGWGTVINVLWAMLIALAAEAAVLKARGKPVGLYLRDNSALVTAVLLALAIPPTAPWWLTLIGVGSAIIIAKQLYGGLGMNPFNPAMVGYVLLLISFPVEMTRWLAPGAAPDLATSWQLFLDRHPGADALTGATPLDSFRTWAGDASALAAEPILQGHFAGLGWEWVNVAFLAGGLYLLGRRIITWHIPVAFLAGLGLCALPFWLYDPVRFASPLFHLFSGAAMFGAFFIATDPVSAATSRWGRLIYAALIGVLIWVIRSLGGYPDAVAFAVLLLNLAAPTIDYYTQPRTYGHDKPKRGTG comes from the coding sequence ATGGCCTTGCTGCACGTCACCTCACCCCATGCCACCAGCAGCCAGCGCACCGGCGCCCTGATGCGCCAGGTCATGCTGGCCACCCTGCCCGGCCTGGCGGTGCTCACCTGGCTGTTCGGCTGGGGCACGGTCATCAATGTCCTCTGGGCCATGCTGATCGCTCTGGCCGCGGAAGCCGCCGTACTGAAAGCGCGCGGCAAGCCGGTGGGGCTGTATCTGCGCGACAACAGCGCACTGGTCACCGCCGTGCTGCTGGCGCTGGCGATCCCACCCACCGCCCCCTGGTGGCTGACGCTGATCGGCGTCGGCAGCGCCATCATCATCGCCAAGCAGTTGTACGGCGGCCTGGGCATGAACCCGTTCAACCCGGCCATGGTCGGCTATGTGCTGCTGCTGATCTCCTTCCCGGTGGAAATGACCCGCTGGCTGGCCCCCGGCGCCGCCCCCGATCTGGCCACGTCCTGGCAGCTGTTCCTGGACCGCCACCCGGGCGCCGATGCACTGACCGGGGCCACGCCGCTGGACAGCTTCCGCACCTGGGCCGGTGACGCCAGCGCCCTGGCGGCGGAACCGATCCTGCAAGGCCACTTTGCCGGCCTGGGCTGGGAATGGGTCAATGTGGCGTTCCTGGCTGGCGGTCTTTACCTGCTCGGGCGGCGCATCATCACCTGGCATATTCCCGTGGCTTTCCTGGCCGGGCTGGGCCTCTGCGCCCTGCCCTTCTGGCTGTATGACCCGGTGCGCTTCGCCAGCCCGCTGTTCCACCTGTTCAGCGGCGCCGCCATGTTCGGGGCCTTCTTCATTGCCACCGACCCGGTATCCGCCGCGACCAGCCGCTGGGGCCGACTGATCTACGCCGCCCTGATCGGCGTGCTGATCTGGGTGATCCGCAGCCTCGGCGGCTACCCGGATGCGGTGGCCTTCGCCGTACTGCTGCTCAATCTGGCGGCGCCGACCATCGACTACTACACCCAGCCGCGCACTTACGGCCATGACAAACCGAAGCGGGGGACCGGCTGA